CTCCTCGTCGTCACGACCGAGCTCGACTCCTTACGCCCGACCCTGTGGGACATGGGCGCCATCGCCGCAATCGGCGGGCCCGCGGCGCTCAAGCTCTTCCGCGAGGTAATGCTGGCCTCGGCGGCGATTCCCGGCATCTTCCCGCCGGTGATGATCGACTCCACCGGCCCCGGGGGCAAGCGCTTCCAGGAGATGCACGCCGATGGCGGCGCCACGGCGCCGTTCTTCGTCGCCCCCGGGCGCATGCTGCTCGAACCCCTGGCGGACGCCCCCGCCGGGGACGATCACCTGCCGGCACCGGCGGTCTACGTCGTCGTCAACACCTCGCAGGCACCGGATTTCCAGGTCGCCCAGCGCTCGATGCTGAGCATCCTCGGCCGCTCGCTCTCGGCGATGATCAAGGCCCAGACCACCGGCGCCATCGCGGTGACCAAGGCTTTCGCGGCGCGCACGGGGACGGTCCTCCACGTCGCCACCATCGACCAGCGCTTCCCCCAGGTCTCGCAGGCCCCGTTCGAGCAGGGCTACATGCGGGCGCTCTTCGCCCATGGCGAGCGGCTGGGGAAGGCCGGCACCGCCTTCGACTGGTCGCCCGACGCCATCACCACCAGCGCGACGGGGCGCAGCGCCAGCAACGCGCCGTAACATCGGCGGCCGGGCCCTCGCGGTGACGCAGAGGATCCCGACGCCGCGCGATCACGGGACGACGGCACGGGCCTTTTCCACGAGTCTTTTCCACGTGTCGTGGAGCCCCGTTTGCCTCTATGATCGGTGCAACGATCAGGGACGCGGAGGAGCGCCGGATGGCCAAGGGGTCCGACCTGCTGGTAGCCGCCCTCGAGAACGAGGGCGTGGATCGGATCTTCGGCATCCCGGGGGAGGAGAATCTCGACGTCGTCGAGTCCCTGCGCTCCTCGAAGATCGAGCTGGTGCTGACCCGCCACGAGCAGGCCGCCGCCTTCATGGCCGGGACCCACGGGCGGCTCACCGGCCGGCCCGGCGTGTGCATCTCGACGCTCGGGCCCGGCGCCCTCAACTTCACCACCGGCGCCGCCTACGCCCATCTCGGCGCGATGCCGATGCTGATGCTCACCGGCCAGAAGCCGATCATGAGCGCCCGCCAGGCGCGGTTCCAGATCGTCGACGTGATCGCGGCGATGCGCCCGCTCACCAAGATGACGCGCCAGATCGTGTCCGCCGCCTCGATCCCGACCATCGTGCGCGACGCGTTCCGGGTCGCCACCGAGGAGCGGCCCGGACCGGTCCACCTCGAACTGCCCGAGGACATCGCCGCCGAGGAGGCCGACGTCGCCCTGGTGCCCTCGCACCCGATCGACCGGCCGGTGGCCAACCCCGCGGCGATCGAGCGTGCCGCCGCGATGATCCTGCAGGCCAGGCGCCCGCTGATCATGATCGGCGCCGCCGGCAACCGCCCGCGGCTCGTCGAGCCCCTGTCCGACTTCGTGCGTCGCACCCGGATCCCGTTCTTCAACACCCAGATGGGCAAGGGCGCGGTCACCGGCGGCTCGAACCTCTATGTCGGCACCGCGGCCCTGTCGGAGCGCGACTACGTCCACGAGGCGATCGACAGCGCCGACCTGATCCTCTCGATCGGCCACGACACGATCGAGAAGCCGCCCTTCCTGATGGGCCGGGTCGCGGGCGGGCCGCGGGTGATCCATGTCGGCTACGTCTCGGCCAGCGTCGAGCAGGTCTTCCACCCCGACGCCGAGGTGGTGGGCGATATCGGCGCCACCGTCACGGCGCTCGCCGACCGGCTCGGCGGACGGCTCGATCCCGAGCCGGCCCTGCTCGACATGCGCCAGCGCATCCTCGCCCGCATCAACGACCGCGCCGAGGAGGACCGCTTCCCGGTGACGCCCCAGCGCCTCGTCCACGACGTGCGGACGGTGATGCCGGAGGACGGCATCGTCTGCCTCGACAACGGCATGTACAAGATCTGGTTCGCCCGCAACTACCGCACCCACGTCGCCAACACGCTGCTCCTCGACAACGCGCTCGCCACGATGGGCGCCGGCCTGCCCTCGGCGATGATGGCCAAGCTCGTCCATCCGGAGCGTCGGGTCATGGCGGTGTGCGGCGACGGCGGGTTCATGATGAACAGCCAGGAGCTCGAGACGGCGGTGCGCCTGAACCTCGACCTCGTGGTGCTGGTGCTCGACGACCGCGCCTACGGCATGATCCGCTGGAAGCAGGCGGTCGACAAATTCCCCGATTACGGCATGACCTTCGGCAACCCGGACTTCGTGGCTTACGCCGAAGCCTACGGCGCCAAGGGCCACCGGGTGGACTCGGCCGAGGCGTTAGCGCCGACCCTCGAGGCCGCCTTCGCGGCGGGCGGGGTGCATCTCGTGGCGGTGCCAGTCGATTACTCCGAGAACACGAGGGTGCTGGTGGACGAGCTCGGCGGGCACGCGCCGCAGGTCGAGCCGGGCTAGCCGTGGAGGGTCCGACGGCGGATCCGCGCTGGCGCCGGCGCGCGTCCGGGGGCCTGCTGCTGCTCGGGGCCGCCGGTGTCGCCGCCGCTGCCCCGTTCGTCCTGCCGGAGGCCGGGCGGGCTTGGCGCCTGCACGCGGCGGCCGACGATCCGGCGGCGCTCGCCACGGTGCGCCTGGCCGCGGTCGCGGATTCCGAGCGGATCGGCACCGGCCTCGACGCGGCGGTCGCGGCGGGCGACGAGGACCTCGCCCGAAGCTTCCTGGCGCTGGCCGAGGAGCGGAATGTCCCAGTCTCGCCCGAGCGGCGGGCCGCCGTGGCGGCGCTCGCGGAGGGCGCGCCGCGCCGGGCGCTCGCGGAGGCCGCGACAGGCTTCGTCAGCGGCGAGGGGGCCGGCATGGCCGGGCTCGCCGGCGCGGTGGCGGGCGACCTCGTCGGCTACGGCGACCTGCGCGACCTGTGGCGCGAGGGCGGGCGGCTCGCCCGGGGCGAGGCCTACGACCCGCTGCTCCTCGGCCTCGCCACCGCCGGTCTGGCGCTCACCGGCGCCACCATCGTGTCCCTCGGCACCAGCGTGCCGGTCCATGCCGGCACCACGACCCTGAAGCTCGCCGCCCGCACCGGCAAGCTGTCGCGGCCGCTGGCCGCCCGGCTCACCCGCAGCGCCGGAGCCGCCCTGGACCGCGAGGCCCTGGCGGTCGCCACCGCGGCGGCCGGTCGGCTCGACCTCGCGGCCCTGCGCCAGGGCGCCAGGAGCGTGCTGCGGCCGGGGGCGCTGCGGGAGATCCGCAGCGTCGGCGAGCAATCGGTCCGGATCCAGGCCCGGCTCGGCGCCCGCGGCACCCTCCAGGCCCTCGCGGTGGCGGAGAACGCCGACGACCTGCGCCGGGTCGCCCGCCTGTCCGAGCGCTTGGGCGGGCGCACCCGCGCGGTCCTGGCGCTGCTCGGCCGCGGCGCCCTGGTGCTGGGCTCGGGCCTGCTGGTCGTCCTGCAGGGCCTGTGGCTCGGCCTCGCCTGGTTCCTCGCCGCCGCCCTGTTCTGCCGCCGCGCCGGCACGGCGCTCGGCCGCCTGATCTGGCGGCGGCCGCGCCGGGCGCCGGGGGTGCGCCGCCGCGCGGACGCGTCCGCCTGATCCCATCGTACAGGCTGCTGCACCGCATCGTCGTCTCGTCGCAGTGCCGCGACGGCTGAAACTCCGTCGCCGAGGCCGGCATTGGGAAGACTGCACCATTCCGCAGCGTTCGCCGAAGATCGACTGCGTGGACCGCCGGTCATCGTCCTCCCGGGCGCCGAGTTTCGCCTCGAACATCGCGAGCATCGGCCCGTTCTCCCCGCGCCTCGACCATCGCGGCCACACCGAGACCCGGCGCTCGACCTGCGAGCGGCGCTGATCCCCCTCCAAAAGGATGATACCAATCCCGACCACGAGGCGGCGATCGAGTCCGGACGCAAGCATCCGGCCTAGGCCGCATCAATCATGTCAGACTTAGTCTCGGCGCCGAAACCGCGATGAACAATCTTGTGCCGCAGAGGTTTTGGTACTTATATGGATTCGGACGGGTCGCGGCCCGCTCGATCGCTGAGGTTTGCCGGGGGGCGACGATGCACGCGTGCAGATGGGGCGAACGCGGTCTGGCCGAATCTGCGCGGGCGGGCGACGGGCGGCGGCGCAGCCGCGTCACCGGGACCACCGCGCCGTGACCGCCTGGCAGCCGGCGGCGGCGGCCGCCCTCGACGCGCTCGCCCTCGCGGTGCTGGTGGTCGACCGGCAGGGGCACATCCTCCACGCCAACCGGGAGGCGACGGACCTGCTCGATCGCCCCGACGGGGCCTTGTCGGGCCAGCCCGCCGGGGGCCACGGCTCTCCTGGATCCAAGCCTCAGGGGTTCAAGCATCTCGGGGCGCGACAGGCGGAGGGCCGCTCCCGACTCCATGCCCTGATCCAGGCGGCCTGCGACGGGCGCTCCGGCGAGGCCGGCGGCTTCCTGCAGCTCGAGAGCGGCAGCCCGGACGAGCCGGGCGTCTCGGTCTGCGTCTCGCCCCTCGCCGAGGCCGAGGCCAAGGCACCCGAGACACCGGGCCGGGCGGTGGTGGTGGCGCGCCTGCTGCGGGCGCAGGGGCGGATCGAGGTGCAGTTGCGCACCTTGTTCGGCCTCACCCGGGCCGAGGCGCAGGTCGGCGCAGCGCTCGCCCGCGGCGGCTGCCTCGCCGAGATCGCCGCGGAGCTCGGCATCAGCGTCACCACGGCGCGCACCCACGTCGCCCGCATCTTCCTCAAGACCGGCACGAAGCA
This is a stretch of genomic DNA from Methylobacterium sp. 17Sr1-1. It encodes these proteins:
- a CDS encoding patatin-like phospholipase family protein; this translates as MSREMNRRGLAGAAMIALALGPALPAQAGTVADRQRSTVRASFTAGDLAAARPEGLPASVRLPGDDPVAFRAFLDGAAMASREPWLALSGGGENGAFAAGLLKGWTRAGNRPDFGVVTGVSTGALIAPFAFVGASQDAALEKAYTETSAADVFEFGGGQESLTDTWPLKRGIERSVTPALLEAVAAEHRKGRRLLVVTTELDSLRPTLWDMGAIAAIGGPAALKLFREVMLASAAIPGIFPPVMIDSTGPGGKRFQEMHADGGATAPFFVAPGRMLLEPLADAPAGDDHLPAPAVYVVVNTSQAPDFQVAQRSMLSILGRSLSAMIKAQTTGAIAVTKAFAARTGTVLHVATIDQRFPQVSQAPFEQGYMRALFAHGERLGKAGTAFDWSPDAITTSATGRSASNAP
- a CDS encoding acetolactate synthase large subunit, producing the protein MAKGSDLLVAALENEGVDRIFGIPGEENLDVVESLRSSKIELVLTRHEQAAAFMAGTHGRLTGRPGVCISTLGPGALNFTTGAAYAHLGAMPMLMLTGQKPIMSARQARFQIVDVIAAMRPLTKMTRQIVSAASIPTIVRDAFRVATEERPGPVHLELPEDIAAEEADVALVPSHPIDRPVANPAAIERAAAMILQARRPLIMIGAAGNRPRLVEPLSDFVRRTRIPFFNTQMGKGAVTGGSNLYVGTAALSERDYVHEAIDSADLILSIGHDTIEKPPFLMGRVAGGPRVIHVGYVSASVEQVFHPDAEVVGDIGATVTALADRLGGRLDPEPALLDMRQRILARINDRAEEDRFPVTPQRLVHDVRTVMPEDGIVCLDNGMYKIWFARNYRTHVANTLLLDNALATMGAGLPSAMMAKLVHPERRVMAVCGDGGFMMNSQELETAVRLNLDLVVLVLDDRAYGMIRWKQAVDKFPDYGMTFGNPDFVAYAEAYGAKGHRVDSAEALAPTLEAAFAAGGVHLVAVPVDYSENTRVLVDELGGHAPQVEPG
- a CDS encoding helix-turn-helix transcriptional regulator; the protein is MTAWQPAAAAALDALALAVLVVDRQGHILHANREATDLLDRPDGALSGQPAGGHGSPGSKPQGFKHLGARQAEGRSRLHALIQAACDGRSGEAGGFLQLESGSPDEPGVSVCVSPLAEAEAKAPETPGRAVVVARLLRAQGRIEVQLRTLFGLTRAEAQVGAALARGGCLAEIAAELGISVTTARTHVARIFLKTGTKQQSQLVALVAAVQLPVACAEAAQAPTHALRSSR